In Chitinophaga nivalis, a single genomic region encodes these proteins:
- a CDS encoding virulence factor, with the protein MLLSEKIWKAGKLLAILLFVTVTLPAQNNPGNLPVQVKPPLTGSSGPLILYITGDGGMKKFSVNVISAFQQKGYPVVALNALKYFWNKKTPQQAATDAGNLIKYYQQQWNSNHGVILVGYSLGADVMPFIYNSLPAEIIQQVQQIVLLSPSRFTDMEVHVSDMLGKSNSKGKSVPAEINRIGDKPLLFVFGADEKDFKLSDITIGHYKHLVLPGGHTYEEDAAGVTEKILAALSR; encoded by the coding sequence ATGTTGTTATCCGAAAAAATATGGAAGGCCGGGAAGTTACTGGCAATATTGTTATTCGTAACGGTAACGTTGCCGGCGCAAAATAATCCCGGCAACTTACCGGTACAGGTAAAGCCACCGCTGACCGGCAGCAGCGGACCCCTGATCCTATATATTACCGGCGATGGCGGGATGAAGAAGTTTTCTGTAAATGTGATCTCCGCTTTTCAGCAGAAGGGCTATCCGGTGGTAGCTTTAAATGCACTTAAATATTTCTGGAATAAGAAGACGCCCCAACAAGCGGCCACTGATGCCGGCAACCTGATTAAATACTATCAGCAGCAATGGAACAGTAACCACGGAGTGATACTGGTTGGTTATTCACTGGGCGCCGATGTAATGCCGTTTATTTATAACAGTCTGCCTGCAGAGATAATCCAGCAGGTACAACAAATTGTATTGCTATCGCCTTCCCGGTTTACGGATATGGAGGTACATGTATCCGATATGCTGGGTAAATCCAATAGCAAAGGCAAGAGTGTACCTGCGGAGATCAACCGGATTGGTGACAAACCTTTGTTGTTTGTTTTTGGGGCAGATGAAAAAGATTTTAAACTATCAGATATTACGATCGGGCACTACAAGCACCTGGTACTGCCTGGCGGGCATACCTATGAAGAAGATGCTGCTGGTGTAACGGAGAAGATACTGGCCGCTTTATCCCGGTAA
- a CDS encoding LytR/AlgR family response regulator transcription factor, with product MILNCIILGDEPDGFEKLENYIANIPFVYLVRRCSTMQQAASLLQTGKIHLLIVGNKVGEMANPLYASLEPKNRLPILMMAYPRDTSDAYEILLVKWLELPFTFTHFFQVMTELHNIIDMNGSITPGRHQNDHFVLRCEHRHEKIYYKDLQYVEVMNDCIMLHLADQKVVTTEKLDWIISQLPVHAFMRVHRWFVVGFEHITALEDNHVQVGVARIPLTTQMKEEVAKRYKLRG from the coding sequence ATGATTCTTAATTGTATAATATTGGGAGATGAACCCGACGGCTTTGAGAAACTCGAAAATTATATCGCTAACATTCCATTTGTATATCTGGTCCGGCGTTGCAGTACCATGCAACAAGCTGCCAGTTTATTGCAAACAGGCAAAATCCATTTACTGATAGTTGGGAATAAAGTAGGAGAAATGGCTAATCCGTTATATGCTTCACTGGAACCTAAAAACAGATTACCCATACTAATGATGGCCTATCCCCGTGATACATCGGACGCCTATGAAATACTCCTCGTGAAATGGCTGGAACTGCCATTTACTTTTACCCACTTTTTTCAGGTTATGACTGAACTACATAATATCATAGATATGAACGGGAGTATTACCCCAGGCAGACACCAGAACGATCATTTTGTGCTGAGATGTGAACACCGGCATGAGAAAATATACTACAAAGACCTGCAGTATGTAGAAGTGATGAATGATTGTATCATGCTACATCTGGCAGATCAGAAAGTAGTCACCACCGAAAAACTGGATTGGATTATCTCCCAGTTGCCGGTACATGCTTTTATGCGCGTACACCGCTGGTTTGTAGTAGGTTTTGAACACATTACTGCCCTGGAAGATAATCATGTACAGGTAGGCGTGGCCCGAATACCCCTTACGACCCAGATGAAAGAAGAGGTAGCCAAACGCTATAAACTAAGGGGATAA
- a CDS encoding phosphatidylglycerol lysyltransferase domain-containing protein, whose protein sequence is MGKKFLTVAFLRKLHLKELLAVLFILLAIYFFRSQRHELYALIPAIKKADRGWVLSGIVITFAYILLQALMYVFSFRSVGARLDTLKSTELFLKRNLLSVFLPAGGISSLAYLPQSLRRTSLHKQQIHQASGIYGFTGILSVFLAGIPVVLYAMLHTGSMKDAIWGLTAICLLLLGVVWLVRSMQSKGKAYQLLAKYFPAAAAQADEIFAFHLSVPAFMNTVVASVLIEVAGVAHLYLSMLAAGVAPSLEAACVGYIVATIFLIISPFLRGLGAIELSLAYLLSNYGYSTLEALEITLLFRLFEFWLPLVAGMIAFALKGKELVLRLLPPILIFLLGMVNIFSVLTPPLANRVHLLRAYIPGTSIHATNLLVVFLGLILLVTATFLFKGLRSAWIVALTVSGLSAIGHISKALDYEEATLAVITSVILLITARQYRVKSNPQLVNIGVVTAMATFVVVLIFGAIGFYFLNVRHFGLDFTWLQSLRHAFHCFMLLEDDGLRPVTRFAREFMSAIRALGVGAWAFLFYTIIRPYLQVARHSNVALEKAHFYLSQYGDSPMDYFKVGQDKLLFVSSQYEGFIAYRVASSFAIVLEEPVCSEDHKMLLLEEFEAQCKKMGLRPAFYRVDEDSTYYFSRLKKKKMLIGQEAIMDIRDFTLSGKDKKSLRNGLNSLANKGYVTTFHPAPQTPDMIAELRAVSDEWLQQYEVKELTFSQGLFDAVAMQQQDMITVTDAEGKVAAFLNIIPDYAPGECTYDLIRKRSDAPGGVMDALIIHLIQHAQAKELQYLNLGMVPMSGISQPQNTAEKMVKYAYEKLRFFRHYQGLREFKAKYATTWTNKYLVYEHDFDLIQLPGALSKVMQP, encoded by the coding sequence TTGGGAAAGAAATTTTTAACTGTCGCATTTCTACGTAAACTTCATTTAAAGGAATTACTGGCTGTCCTGTTTATTCTGCTGGCCATCTATTTTTTTCGCTCACAACGTCATGAATTATATGCCCTGATACCAGCTATTAAAAAAGCAGACCGTGGCTGGGTGTTATCCGGGATTGTTATTACGTTTGCCTACATCTTATTACAGGCACTCATGTATGTATTCAGTTTCCGGTCGGTGGGCGCCCGGCTGGATACGTTAAAAAGTACAGAGCTGTTTCTGAAACGCAACCTGTTGTCTGTATTCCTGCCAGCAGGCGGCATCAGCTCACTGGCTTATCTGCCACAAAGCCTGCGCCGCACTTCCCTGCATAAACAACAAATTCACCAGGCTTCCGGTATTTATGGTTTCACTGGCATTTTATCCGTTTTTCTGGCGGGCATCCCTGTGGTATTATATGCCATGCTGCATACCGGTTCCATGAAAGATGCCATCTGGGGCCTGACCGCTATCTGCTTATTGTTGCTGGGCGTGGTATGGCTGGTGCGTTCTATGCAATCCAAAGGCAAAGCCTATCAGCTGCTGGCAAAATACTTTCCGGCTGCTGCTGCCCAGGCAGATGAAATTTTTGCTTTTCACCTGTCTGTTCCTGCCTTTATGAATACCGTCGTCGCTTCCGTATTGATAGAAGTAGCGGGAGTAGCCCATCTTTATCTCAGTATGCTGGCTGCAGGGGTGGCCCCTTCGCTCGAAGCGGCTTGTGTAGGGTATATTGTAGCCACTATTTTTCTCATCATTTCTCCGTTTTTACGCGGGCTTGGCGCCATCGAATTATCATTGGCCTACCTGCTCAGTAACTATGGTTATTCTACCTTGGAAGCACTGGAAATCACATTGCTTTTCCGCCTGTTTGAATTCTGGTTGCCACTGGTAGCGGGTATGATCGCCTTTGCTTTAAAAGGCAAAGAACTGGTATTACGGTTATTGCCTCCCATCCTGATTTTCCTGTTGGGCATGGTGAATATCTTTTCGGTATTAACACCTCCGCTGGCCAACCGGGTACACCTGTTGCGTGCCTATATCCCTGGCACGTCTATTCATGCAACGAACCTGCTCGTGGTTTTCCTGGGCCTGATCCTGCTGGTTACCGCTACGTTTTTGTTCAAGGGTTTACGCAGTGCCTGGATCGTTGCCCTGACGGTATCGGGGCTGTCGGCCATCGGCCATATCAGCAAAGCCCTGGACTATGAAGAGGCGACGCTCGCCGTTATCACCAGTGTGATACTGCTGATCACCGCCAGGCAATACCGGGTTAAAAGCAATCCGCAATTGGTGAACATTGGTGTTGTCACTGCCATGGCCACTTTCGTAGTAGTGCTGATATTTGGCGCCATTGGGTTTTATTTCCTGAATGTGCGGCATTTCGGACTTGATTTTACCTGGCTGCAATCTTTACGTCATGCGTTTCATTGTTTTATGTTATTGGAAGATGACGGTCTGCGACCCGTTACCCGGTTTGCACGTGAGTTTATGTCCGCCATCCGGGCATTGGGTGTAGGCGCCTGGGCTTTCCTTTTTTATACGATCATTCGTCCTTACCTGCAGGTGGCCCGTCATAGCAACGTAGCGCTGGAAAAAGCACATTTTTATCTGAGTCAGTATGGCGATTCACCGATGGATTATTTCAAGGTCGGGCAGGATAAATTATTATTTGTATCCTCCCAGTACGAAGGATTTATTGCTTACCGGGTAGCCAGCAGTTTTGCCATTGTACTGGAAGAACCGGTATGTAGTGAAGATCATAAAATGCTGTTGCTGGAAGAGTTTGAAGCGCAATGTAAAAAGATGGGATTGCGGCCGGCCTTCTATCGGGTAGATGAAGACAGTACTTATTATTTCAGCCGGCTGAAAAAGAAAAAAATGCTGATCGGGCAGGAAGCGATCATGGATATACGTGATTTCACCCTGAGCGGGAAAGATAAAAAATCGTTGCGGAACGGGTTAAACAGCCTGGCCAACAAAGGCTATGTGACTACTTTCCATCCGGCCCCGCAAACGCCGGATATGATAGCGGAGTTGCGTGCCGTCAGCGATGAGTGGTTGCAGCAATATGAAGTGAAGGAGCTGACTTTTTCGCAGGGTTTATTTGATGCGGTAGCCATGCAGCAACAGGATATGATTACCGTCACGGATGCGGAAGGTAAAGTAGCTGCATTTCTGAATATCATTCCGGATTATGCACCAGGCGAGTGTACCTATGACCTGATCCGCAAGCGATCCGATGCACCGGGTGGTGTCATGGATGCGCTGATCATCCACCTGATTCAGCATGCACAGGCCAAAGAACTACAATACCTGAACCTGGGCATGGTACCCATGTCTGGTATCAGCCAGCCACAAAACACGGCGGAAAAGATGGTGAAATATGCCTATGAAAAACTACGTTTCTTCCGGCACTATCAGGGACTGCGTGAGTTCAAGGCCAAATATGCTACTACCTGGACCAATAAATACCTGGTATATGAGCACGACTTCGATCTGATACAGCTGCCAGGCGCCTTGAGTAAAGTGATGCAGCCCTGA